In the Euphorbia lathyris chromosome 5, ddEupLath1.1, whole genome shotgun sequence genome, one interval contains:
- the LOC136230165 gene encoding stemmadenine O-acetyltransferase-like has product MEVEIICKECIKPCSSTPSHLKIYKVSLLDQFMPPIFFSTALFYAKNHDFLSQKSLVLKHSVSKTLSNFYPLAGRIKDYVSIDCNDEGACYIEAKASIPMSEYLEQPDPTLLPKLVPDASMFNQNPIGAFVVLIQQTTFACGGLVIGVSASHIALDGTSLASFIKAWALAASSIGKEITYPNLDSRSLFPHYVGNFPKEALFTALWAPFARKDKVSLRRLVFDASAIDELKAKAASSSVENPSRVEVVSAIITKIVKAALNAKSGIDKPIAISHGVNMRRKATPPFPDSSLGNFVWPAQAINTEKETQLTSLVYQLRNAIRKVDGEFVKNTIEGGSAKLFQDLKEMGDALSQGEMELMLFSSWCNFGLYNNSDFGWGKPIWISQCSTTDSEEIPFNNMCNLNDTRSGNGVEAWLFLPQHIAAVVEKDEELLQYGSINLSPLSIAHT; this is encoded by the coding sequence ATGGAGGTTGAAATTATTTGCAAGGAGTGCATTAAACCTTGTTCATCAACACCATCTCACCTTAAGATCTACAAAGTCTCTCTTTTAGATCAATTTATGCCCCCAATATTTTTCTCCACTGCCCTTTTTTATGCCAAAAACCATGATTTCCTCTCCCAAAAATCACTTGTGCTAAAGCATTCAGTATCCAAAACTCTATCAAATTTCTACCCTCTTGCCGGACGGATCAAAGACTATGTTTCCATTGACTGTAATGACGAAGGAGCATGTTACATAGAGGCCAAAGCTAGCATTCCTATGTCTGAATATCTCGAACAACCTGATCCAACACTTCTGCCTAAATTAGTCCCAGATGCCTCTATGTTCAATCAAAATCCAATTGGAGCATTTGTTGTCTTGATTCAACAAACAACATTTGCTTGTGGTGGCTTAGTCATTGGTGTTTCTGCTTCTCACATTGCCCTTGATGGAACATCATTAGCTTCCTTCATTAAAGCTTGGGCTTTAGCAGCTTCTTCCATTGGTAAAGAAATTACATACCCAAATCTTGATTCTCGATCTCTGTTTCCGCACTATGTCGGAAACTTCCCAAAAGAGGCACTCTTTACAGCTTTGTGGGCTCCGTTTGCGAGAAAAGATAAGGTTTCTCTAAGGAGGTTAGTTTTTGATGCATCAGCCATTGATGAACTTAAGGCCAAAGCTGCATCAAGTAGCGTGGAAAACCCTTCACGGGTTGAGGTTGTTTCTGCAATCATAACTAAAATTGTGAAGGCTGCTTTGAATGCAAAGTCAGGCATTGATAAACCAATTGCAATTTCCCATGGTGTTAATATGAGGCGAAAAGCAACACCACCATTTCCAGATTCTTCATTGGGGAACTTTGTGTGGCCTGCTCAAGCCATAAACACAGAGAAGGAAACCCAACTAACTAGCTTAGTCTACCAATTAAGGAATGCAATAAGGAAAGTAGACGGTGAATTTGTTAAGAATACAATAGAAGGTGGATCTGCCAAGCTATTCCAAGATCTGAAAGAGATGGGGGATGCCCTTTCCCAAGGTGAAATGGAACTTATGTTGTTCAGCAGTTGGTGTAATTTTGGTCTGTACAATAATTCTGATTTTGGATGGGGAAAACCCATTTGGATAAGCCAATGCAGCACAACTGATTCAGAAGAAATACCATTCAATAATATGTGTAATCTGAATGATACAAGGAGTGGAAATGGAGTAGAGGCTTGGTTGTTTCTTCCTCAACATATTGCTGCTGTTGTAGAGAAAGATGAAGAGCTTCTTCAATATGGTTCAATTAATCTATCCCCTTTAAGCATTGCCCATACTTGA